The following DNA comes from Arthrobacter sp. SLBN-83.
TGGTCCGGCTGCTGCCCGACAAGATCGGCGAACTGCTCCCTTACTGGATGGTCCTGCGCCCGGACTCGCTGCGCCGTCCTGCCGTCGCTGCCGTCGTGCGCGCGCTCCAGGACCGGATGGCGGAGCACCGTGAAGCGCTCCTGGGGAAGCAGGAATCCTCATCGACTGCTGAGTAACTGCCGTTTTGACCGCTGAAAACGGCAGTTACGGAGCAATCGATGGGGGTGGGGCCGGGTCGTGGCGGACCGGTGCTCCGGCGGCGAACGCCCGGACCTGCGCATCGTCCCAAAGGTGCGCGGGGACGGCACCGCCCAGGAGCCGGCGGCGCAGCTGGGGGTCGTCGCCGAGAGGCACGTCGCTGCCGGCCATCACCATGTTCCCGTAGCGCCTGCCCTTGAGCATGGCGGGGTCGGCGATGATCACGGTGTGCTTGAAGGCTGCCGCGATGGTGGCGGCATCCTCCCTTGCGTTCTTGAGGTCGGGGGCATCGCCGGAGTTGGCCACGTACAGGCCGCCCGGCGCCAGGACCCGCTTGGCGTGGGCGGTGAACTCCGCCGTGGTCAGCGGGCGCGGGGTGTGGGCGCCGGCGAAGACGTCCCGGATGATGAAGTCACGGGTCTGGGCGGTGAGGGTTTCGGTCACGGCCCGGGCCTCCCCCACGCGGATGCGCAGCAAGGGCGCCTTGGGAAGGTCGAACCAGCCGCGCACGTACTCCGCCAGCTTCCCGTCCAGTTCCACCACTACCTGCCGGGCGTCCGGGTAGGCGGCGGAGAAGTAGCGCGCCATGGAGCAGGCGCCGCCGCCCAGATGCAGCCCCCGGAGTTTATGGCCGCCCGCGGCAGGGGAACCAGCAGGGGACGACGGCGGCCACCGGGACTCGATGAGCGCCGCCATCCACCGCATGTACTCGAAGTCCAGGAACAGCGGATCGGCCAGGTCGATGTGCGAGCTCATGACGCCGTTGATTTTCAGGAGCCAACCTGTGGAGTTGTCCTGGTCCGCCACCAGCTCGCAGTCGCCGGTGTCGATGTAGTAGACACCCTCCACCGGGCCAGTGGGGGCAACGCCCTTGGGCACCTCCACCACACCCGGCGCGGGGCGGCCCCGGCCGCCCGACTTTCCGCGTTTGCCCATTACCCGTGCCCCGCTTCAGTCATGCCTCAACCCTAGTTGACAGGGCTGGCTGCCCCCTTGCCGTCCCGGATCCGGTTCACCACTGCCGTGGTGGACCGTTCGGCTACGTAGTCCAGGATGGCCACCCGGCCCCCGTACTCCTCCACGGCCGGGGTCTCTTCCAGCATTTCGGGGGTGTAGTCCCCGCCCTTGGCGTACACCTCGGGGCGGAGCCTGCGGATCAGCGGGGTGGCCGTGGGGGTGTCGAACACCGTCACGTAATCGACGCAGCTAAGTGCCGCCACCACTGCTGCCCGGTCCACCCCGTTGTTGATGGGCCGGCCGGCGCCCTTGAGCCGGCGCACGGAGTCGTCGCTGTTCAGGGCCACCACCAGGACGTCGCCCAGTTGTTTGGCCTGGTTCAGGTAGCGGGTATGGCCGCTGTGCAGCACATCGAAGCAGCCGTTGGTCAGCACGATCCGCTGGCCCTGGGCCCGGTGCAGCTCCATCTGCCGCTCCAGCTCATCCGCGCTCAGCGCCGTGTCCGCGAAGGCCTCCAGGTACCGGCTGAGCTGGGCGGTGCTGCACACGGAGGTGCCGGGCTGGTGCACCACCACGTCGGCGGCCGACTGGGCCAGGTCCAGGCTGGCGGTCAGCGGCAGCCCGGCTGCCCGGGCCAACGTCAGGGCCGCCACAAAGGTATCGCCCGCCCCGGATGCCTGTTTCTCGGCTGCCGGACGCGCCCACGTGCGGTGCCGCACGCCGTCGGACGTCAACAGCACGGTGCCGTCCCGGTCCAGGGTGACCACCACGGCGCGCGCACCGGTTCCCCGCAGCAACGCGTCGGCCTCGGCGCCCACCGCGTCCACCCGTTCCTGGCCTTCCGGCAGTTTCTGGTCCAGCAGCTGCGCGGTCTCCTGCGCATTCGGGGTCACCAGGTCAGGCTGCAGGGCGGCCCACGGGCGGGGGTCATGCGCGTCCACCACCACGAGCGGACGGTCGGTTCCGGCCGTGCCGCTGCCCAGGACATCGGCAAGAGCCGTGCGGACGGGGTCCGCCACCACGCCGGTTCCGTAGTCGCACACCAGGACAGCATCCTGGCGTTCGACGGCGGCACGCACCGACGCAGTGAGCGCAGCGAGGGCGTCGGCGGGGACAGTTTTGGCTGAGTCGTCGAGGCGCAGCATCACCTGGCCCCCGCTGCTGATCCGGATCTTGGTGGTGGTGACCATGTCCGGGTGCGTGAGCAGGTGCTGGACATCGATGCCTGCGGCCGCAAGCTGCCCGCGCAGGTCCTCACCGGCGTCGTCGGCACCGATGATGCCGGCCACCGACACCTTCGCACCCAAGGCAGCCAGGTTCATGGCGGTGTTGGCCGCACCGCCCGGAACCGATTCGCGGGTCTGGATGTCCACCACCGGCGCCGGAGCTTCCCGGCACAGCCGTTCAATGCTGCCGCTCCACCAACCGTCCAGCATGACGTCGCCGATCACCAGGATCGAAGGCTGCTCCGCGGCCAGCCTGCCGGGCAGCCAGTCGGACAGTGCCCGCTGGGTGGAGAGATCGACGGGTTCCGGGGATGCGCTCATGGCAGATCCTGTTCCTCGGGGATGGAACCGGTTCGCGAGCCTGCGGGTGCCGGCGGAGCTTCGATGTGCACCACCTTGACCTGGGTGAACTCGTCCAGCAGCTCTGGCCCGTAGCCGAACCCGGCACCGCTTTCTCCGCGGGGCTGGGCAGCACCTCCGGGTGCGCCGCCAAACACTGCGTTGACCTTCACAGTTCCTACGGGCAGCGCGGCCACTGCCTGCTGGATGTGTGCGATGTTGCCGCTCAGGACTGTGGCGGCCAGGCCGTACTTGCCGCTGCAGGCCAGGCGCAGGCCGTCGTCGAACGTGTCCACCACCTGCACGGGGGCAACCGGACCGAACGTTTCCTCCGTCATCACCGGCATGTCCCCTGTGCAATCGAGCAGGACGGTGGCGGGGTAGAACGAACCCGGCCCGTCCGGCACGGCACCGCCCTCGACCGCCCGCGCGCCCTGCGCCAGGGCATCGGCAACGTGGGCGTGGACGGCGTCCCGCATGCGCAGGTCCACCAGCGGCGCTACGGTGCCGTTGCTGTTCCGGAGCGCCGCTTCTGCCTCCAGGGCGCTGCAGAATTCCTCGGCGATTTCGCGGTGGACATAGATCCGTTCCACCGAAGTGCAGATCTGCCCGCTGTTGGCGAACGCGCCGATCGCAGCCTGCCCGGCCGCCCACGACGGATCCACGTCGCGGTCCACCAGCAGGGGGTCGTTGCCACCGTTTTCCCTGATGACATGGGCGCCCGTGAGGGCTCCCGCCTGGGCTATCCGGGCACCGGAGGCGCTGGATCCAACATGGGCAATGACGTCCACTTCCGCCTGGGACAGGGCAGCACCCACCCCGGCCCCGCCGGAAATGGTCAGGAAGACGCCGGAGGGGAAGGCCGGGGCCAGGACCTCGCCCAGCGCCTCACCCAGGCGCGGGCAGCGTTCACTGGGTTTGTGGATCACCGCGTTGCCTGTGACCAGCGCGGCGCCGATCAGTCCGCAGGCTACGGCTACGGGGTCGTTCCACGGAGTCAGCAGGACTGCCACTCCGCGCGGTTCAGCAATGGTGTAGTCGGTGGCTGACCGGCTGCCGCGCAGGCTGTGGCCGCGCTGGACCGGGCCCAGTTCGGCATACTGCTCCAGGGTGGAGACACCGGCGGCGATGCCTGCCAGTGCCTCGGCTTCCGGCCGTCCGGTTTCGCTGGCGTTCAGGCCCGCGAGCTCCTGTGCAGCTGCTTCGAGGGCCTTGGCGGCGGCGCGGAGGGCTGCGCCGCGTTCGGCGGGAGCTGTTGCTGCCCAGCCGGGTGCAGCCCTGCGGGCCACGCTCACGGCATCGTTTACTGCGTCCGGTCCCGCTTCGGGAACTGTCCAAAGCACCTCTCCGGTTCGCGGGTCCTGGATGGTGACGCCGGCGCCCTGGGCTGTTTCGTTGCCTGCGGCTGTTTCGATGGCTGTGGTGGGCATGGTGTTCCTCCCGCCTTTCGGTGCTGGATGTGTTGCTGCTGGTGGTCCTGCTGTGGCCGCACCAGGCAGGTGCGGCCACAGCAGTGGTGCGGCCCGTTCCGGCTTAGGGCCAGGAGCCTTCTTCCTCGTGGCAGATCAGCATTTCGCGGACCTCGCAGCCGGTGGGCTGGTTGAGGGCGAACAGAATGGCCTGCGCAGTGTTGGCGGGGTCGTTGAGCCGGGAATCATCCTGCGGCTTGTACTGTTCCGTGCGGTCATCGAAGAAGCGCGTCTTCATGCCGCCGGGGATCATGGTGGTCACGCCGATTTCGCCACCGGTTTCCGCAGCGAGCGCGTGGCTGAAGCCCACAACGCCGAACTTGGAGGCGCAGTAGGCGGTGGCATCGGCCACGGCGCGCTTGCCCAGGGTT
Coding sequences within:
- a CDS encoding spermidine synthase translates to MGKRGKSGGRGRPAPGVVEVPKGVAPTGPVEGVYYIDTGDCELVADQDNSTGWLLKINGVMSSHIDLADPLFLDFEYMRWMAALIESRWPPSSPAGSPAAGGHKLRGLHLGGGACSMARYFSAAYPDARQVVVELDGKLAEYVRGWFDLPKAPLLRIRVGEARAVTETLTAQTRDFIIRDVFAGAHTPRPLTTAEFTAHAKRVLAPGGLYVANSGDAPDLKNAREDAATIAAAFKHTVIIADPAMLKGRRYGNMVMAGSDVPLGDDPQLRRRLLGGAVPAHLWDDAQVRAFAAGAPVRHDPAPPPSIAP
- the rfaE2 gene encoding D-glycero-beta-D-manno-heptose 1-phosphate adenylyltransferase; its protein translation is MSASPEPVDLSTQRALSDWLPGRLAAEQPSILVIGDVMLDGWWSGSIERLCREAPAPVVDIQTRESVPGGAANTAMNLAALGAKVSVAGIIGADDAGEDLRGQLAAAGIDVQHLLTHPDMVTTTKIRISSGGQVMLRLDDSAKTVPADALAALTASVRAAVERQDAVLVCDYGTGVVADPVRTALADVLGSGTAGTDRPLVVVDAHDPRPWAALQPDLVTPNAQETAQLLDQKLPEGQERVDAVGAEADALLRGTGARAVVVTLDRDGTVLLTSDGVRHRTWARPAAEKQASGAGDTFVAALTLARAAGLPLTASLDLAQSAADVVVHQPGTSVCSTAQLSRYLEAFADTALSADELERQMELHRAQGQRIVLTNGCFDVLHSGHTRYLNQAKQLGDVLVVALNSDDSVRRLKGAGRPINNGVDRAAVVAALSCVDYVTVFDTPTATPLIRRLRPEVYAKGGDYTPEMLEETPAVEEYGGRVAILDYVAERSTTAVVNRIRDGKGAASPVN
- a CDS encoding aldehyde dehydrogenase family protein, translated to MPTTAIETAAGNETAQGAGVTIQDPRTGEVLWTVPEAGPDAVNDAVSVARRAAPGWAATAPAERGAALRAAAKALEAAAQELAGLNASETGRPEAEALAGIAAGVSTLEQYAELGPVQRGHSLRGSRSATDYTIAEPRGVAVLLTPWNDPVAVACGLIGAALVTGNAVIHKPSERCPRLGEALGEVLAPAFPSGVFLTISGGAGVGAALSQAEVDVIAHVGSSASGARIAQAGALTGAHVIRENGGNDPLLVDRDVDPSWAAGQAAIGAFANSGQICTSVERIYVHREIAEEFCSALEAEAALRNSNGTVAPLVDLRMRDAVHAHVADALAQGARAVEGGAVPDGPGSFYPATVLLDCTGDMPVMTEETFGPVAPVQVVDTFDDGLRLACSGKYGLAATVLSGNIAHIQQAVAALPVGTVKVNAVFGGAPGGAAQPRGESGAGFGYGPELLDEFTQVKVVHIEAPPAPAGSRTGSIPEEQDLP